The Leucobacter chromiiresistens genome window below encodes:
- a CDS encoding MarR family winged helix-turn-helix transcriptional regulator encodes MQEGAGRDAGVLAVMRAVRGFGDAHDRMSAEMKQGMAMNASDLAALRLLIIRVEEGRLVTPRDVSAHLRISTASTTKLIDRLSASGHVRRAPHPSDRRARVIELTDAARQEFFRRFSPHLHAMREAMAQFSAAELEVAERAFRVLGEAIDRDG; translated from the coding sequence ATGCAGGAGGGCGCGGGGCGCGACGCGGGGGTGCTCGCCGTGATGCGCGCGGTGCGCGGGTTCGGCGACGCCCACGATCGCATGTCCGCGGAGATGAAGCAGGGCATGGCGATGAACGCGAGCGACCTGGCCGCGCTGCGCCTCCTCATCATCCGCGTGGAGGAGGGCCGGCTCGTGACTCCGAGAGACGTGTCGGCGCACCTGCGCATCTCGACGGCGTCCACGACGAAGCTGATCGATCGACTCAGCGCGTCGGGGCATGTGCGCCGCGCCCCGCACCCGAGCGATCGGCGTGCGCGCGTGATCGAACTCACCGACGCCGCTCGGCAGGAGTTCTTCCGGCGATTCAGCCCGCACCTCCACGCCATGCGCGAGGCGATGGCTCAGTTCTCGGCTGCCGAGCTCGAGGTGGCGGAGCGCGCGTTCCGCGTGCTGGGAGAGGCGATCGACCGCGACGGCTAG
- a CDS encoding MFS transporter, producing MASVTAMMAGASAPSPFYPVLAESIGFSPLVTTSVFAVYALALLATLLTAGSLSDHVGRRPVASSGLVLLAASVLVFWHAESVPLLILARVLQGVASGLLLSAVSAAITDLESPRRPGSAAVWNAVAPMLGLGIGALAAGLALDGSRDAMALVFAPLVVVYLGLAALTGFVPETAPRAPGALRSLGFRLTVPAEMRAEFARGVPAIFAGWATGGLFLSLGASIVHSELGGTAHVWQGLAVGVLAGSGAVAAFLMRRRSPRAIAVFGTAALAVGTACSLGALAAGSLPAYLVAVAVTGAGFGTAFFGVVSSLAPHIPAAQRADVFAVVFLVSYLAFGVPTVVAGLLVEFAGLTPVVFGYGAVVIVFAGVACAVRVLRG from the coding sequence GTGGCGAGCGTCACCGCGATGATGGCGGGTGCGAGCGCCCCGTCGCCGTTCTACCCGGTGCTCGCCGAGTCGATCGGCTTCTCGCCGCTCGTCACCACGTCGGTGTTCGCCGTGTACGCGCTGGCGCTGCTCGCGACGCTGCTCACGGCGGGCTCCCTCTCCGATCACGTCGGGCGCCGACCGGTCGCGAGCTCGGGGCTCGTGCTGCTCGCGGCGAGCGTGCTCGTGTTCTGGCACGCCGAGTCGGTGCCGCTGCTGATCCTCGCCCGCGTGCTGCAGGGGGTGGCGAGCGGGCTGCTCCTCTCCGCGGTGTCGGCGGCGATCACCGATCTCGAGTCGCCGCGCCGACCCGGATCGGCCGCCGTGTGGAATGCGGTCGCGCCGATGCTCGGGCTCGGCATCGGCGCGCTCGCCGCCGGCCTCGCGCTCGATGGGTCGCGCGATGCGATGGCGCTGGTCTTCGCGCCGCTCGTGGTCGTGTACCTGGGGCTCGCGGCGCTGACCGGCTTCGTGCCGGAGACCGCGCCGCGAGCGCCGGGCGCGCTGCGGTCGCTCGGGTTCCGCTTGACGGTGCCGGCCGAGATGCGCGCGGAGTTCGCGCGGGGCGTGCCCGCCATCTTTGCGGGGTGGGCGACGGGAGGGCTGTTCCTCTCGCTGGGTGCGAGCATCGTGCACTCGGAGCTCGGCGGAACGGCGCACGTGTGGCAGGGGCTCGCGGTCGGGGTGCTCGCCGGTTCGGGCGCCGTCGCCGCGTTCCTGATGCGCCGTCGCTCGCCCCGCGCGATCGCGGTGTTCGGCACGGCGGCGCTCGCGGTGGGCACCGCCTGCTCGCTGGGCGCGCTCGCCGCGGGGTCGCTGCCGGCGTATCTCGTCGCGGTCGCGGTCACCGGGGCCGGCTTCGGCACCGCCTTCTTCGGTGTCGTCAGCTCGCTCGCTCCGCACATCCCCGCCGCGCAGCGGGCCGACGTGTTCGCGGTCGTGTTCCTCGTGTCGTATCTCGCATTCGGGGTGCCGACGGTCGTGGCGGGGCTGCTCGTCGAGTTCGCGGGCCTCACACCCGTGGTGTTCGGGTACGGGGCGGTGGTGATCGTCTTCGCCGGCGTCGCCTGCGCCGTGCGGGTGCTCCGGGGGTAG
- a CDS encoding DUF1304 domain-containing protein: MIVFALVLAALAALLHVYIFWMESITWTSEKTRATFGLSAQQAESTREMAFNQGFYNLFLAIVTLVGVALVLFAAPAAGYALVFAGAGSMLAAAVVLLVSSPDKRGAALKQGALPLLAVIGLLVGLAVA, translated from the coding sequence ATGATCGTGTTCGCACTGGTGCTCGCGGCGCTCGCCGCGCTGCTGCATGTGTACATCTTCTGGATGGAGTCGATCACCTGGACGAGCGAGAAGACGCGCGCCACGTTCGGTCTGAGCGCCCAGCAAGCCGAGTCGACGCGGGAGATGGCGTTCAACCAGGGGTTCTACAACCTGTTCCTCGCGATCGTCACCCTGGTCGGCGTCGCGCTCGTGCTGTTCGCAGCGCCGGCGGCGGGGTACGCTCTCGTGTTCGCGGGCGCCGGCTCGATGCTGGCGGCCGCAGTGGTGCTGCTGGTGTCGTCGCCCGACAAGCGGGGAGCCGCCCTCAAGCAGGGCGCGCTGCCCCTGCTCGCGGTGATCGGGCTGCTGGTCGGCCTCGCCGTCGCGTAG
- a CDS encoding ABC-F family ATP-binding cassette domain-containing protein codes for MSASSAISLHRLSYTWPDGSPGLRDVTGTFPTGRTGLTGRNGSGKSTLLRMISGALAPSSGTISVGGEVAALPQLLTLHRETTVASLLGIDRTLAGLRAIEAGDVDPRHFDAVGDDWDIEARAAVALDRIGFSALDLDRSVATVSGGEAMLIAITGLRLRRAPITLLDEPTNNLDRAARARLGAFVDDWPGTLLVVSHDAELLERMEHTAELHDGALTVFGGPFSAWRAHQEAEQAAAEQAARAAQQALKVEKRQRIEAETKLARRERAGRQTQLGGGIPKILAGRRASSAQEAAGSLRTTLDDQVRAAQAAVDDADARVRRDERVSIDLPDPAVPRGRRLIEFAGAEREIVVQGPERVALVGANGTGKSSLLERLVRSRGADGEAPGSGQGPHGVPGAPAAAQSPTRRSGRLLTDRFGYLPQRLDGLDDAASAVENVRSVAPGATPGEIRNGLARLLLRGASADRPVGTLSGGERFRVSLARLLLADPPAQLLILDEPTNNLDLASVAQLTDALNAYRGAILVVSHDLAFLGGIGIETVIEIGADGALRARGGLPE; via the coding sequence ATGTCTGCATCTTCAGCGATCTCGCTGCACCGCCTCTCGTACACCTGGCCCGACGGTTCGCCGGGGCTGCGGGATGTCACGGGAACCTTCCCGACCGGCCGCACCGGTCTGACGGGCCGCAACGGCTCCGGCAAGTCGACGCTGCTCCGCATGATCTCCGGTGCGCTCGCGCCGTCCTCCGGCACGATCAGCGTCGGCGGCGAGGTCGCCGCCCTGCCGCAACTGCTCACCCTGCATCGTGAGACGACGGTCGCATCGCTGCTCGGCATCGATCGCACGCTCGCCGGCCTGCGCGCCATCGAGGCCGGCGACGTCGACCCGCGCCACTTCGACGCCGTCGGAGACGACTGGGACATCGAGGCGCGAGCGGCGGTCGCGCTGGATCGCATCGGCTTCTCGGCGCTCGACCTCGACCGCAGCGTCGCGACCGTCTCGGGGGGCGAGGCGATGCTCATCGCGATCACGGGACTGCGGTTGCGCCGCGCCCCGATCACGCTGCTCGACGAGCCGACGAACAATCTCGACCGGGCGGCGCGCGCCCGGCTCGGGGCGTTCGTCGACGACTGGCCGGGCACGCTGCTCGTCGTCAGCCACGACGCGGAGCTGCTCGAGCGCATGGAGCACACGGCCGAGCTGCACGATGGCGCCCTGACGGTGTTCGGAGGCCCGTTCAGCGCCTGGCGCGCGCATCAGGAGGCGGAGCAGGCGGCGGCCGAGCAGGCCGCGCGGGCCGCCCAGCAGGCGCTCAAGGTCGAGAAGCGGCAGCGCATCGAGGCCGAGACGAAGCTCGCCCGACGGGAGCGCGCCGGTCGTCAGACGCAGCTCGGCGGCGGCATTCCGAAGATCCTCGCGGGGCGGCGCGCGAGCAGCGCGCAGGAGGCGGCGGGATCGCTGCGCACGACGCTCGACGATCAGGTGCGGGCGGCGCAGGCTGCGGTCGACGACGCCGATGCGCGCGTGCGCCGAGACGAGCGCGTCTCGATCGATCTGCCGGATCCGGCGGTGCCGCGCGGCCGTCGGCTGATCGAGTTCGCGGGAGCGGAGCGGGAGATCGTGGTGCAGGGGCCGGAGCGGGTCGCGCTCGTCGGCGCGAACGGCACCGGCAAGTCCAGTCTGCTCGAACGGCTGGTGCGGTCGCGCGGTGCAGATGGCGAGGCGCCGGGCTCAGGGCAGGGTCCGCATGGGGTGCCCGGCGCTCCCGCCGCAGCGCAGAGCCCGACGCGCCGGTCGGGGCGTCTGCTGACCGATCGCTTCGGCTACCTGCCGCAGCGCCTCGACGGTCTCGACGACGCCGCCAGCGCGGTCGAGAACGTGCGATCCGTGGCCCCGGGCGCGACTCCGGGGGAGATCCGCAACGGCCTCGCGCGGCTCCTCCTCCGCGGTGCGAGCGCCGACCGCCCGGTCGGCACGCTCTCCGGCGGCGAGCGGTTCCGGGTGTCGCTCGCCCGGCTGCTGCTCGCAGATCCGCCCGCGCAGCTGCTCATCCTCGACGAGCCGACGAACAATCTCGATCTGGCGAGCGTCGCGCAGCTCACGGATGCGCTGAACGCCTACCGCGGGGCGATCCTCGTCGTCAGTCACGACCTCGCGTTTCTCGGGGGCATCGGGATCGAGACGGTCATCGAGATCGGCGCGGACGGCGCGCTCCGCGCGCGCGGCGGCCTGCCCGAGTGA